A genome region from Erythrolamprus reginae isolate rEryReg1 chromosome 4, rEryReg1.hap1, whole genome shotgun sequence includes the following:
- the TXNDC9 gene encoding thioredoxin domain-containing protein 9 has product MDANTSVNIFSKAMEAPMLQTAKIIEEQLDAEIQKLDQMDEDELELVKRRRLEALKKAQQQKQEWLSKGHGEYREIPSERDFFQEVKGSKNVVCHFYRDSTFRCLILDKHLTILAKKHIETKFIKLNAEKSPFLCERLRIKIIPTLALLKDGKTQDYVVGFTDLGNTDEFTTETLEWRLGCADVINYSGNLTEPPFQSQKKFGTFFTKLDKKTIRGKKYDSDSDDD; this is encoded by the exons ATGGATGCAAATACTTctgttaacatattttccaaagccATGGAAGCTCCAATGCTTCAGACAGCTAAGATAATAGAAGAACAGCTCGATGCTGAAATACAAAAATTGGACCAGATGGATGAAGATGAACTGGAACTTGTCAAACGAAGAAGGCTTGAAGCACTCAAGAAAGCTCAGCAACAAAAACAG GAATGGCTTTCAAAAGGCCATGGAGAATACCGAGAAATCCCCAGTGAGCGAGATTTTTTTCAAGAAGTGAAAGGGAGCAAAAATGTGGTCTGTCATTTTTATAGAGATTCAACATTCAG ATGCTTAATATTAGATAAGCATTTAACAATACTTGCAAAAAAGCATATTGAAACAAAGTTTATCAAGTTAAATGCTGAAAAATCACCATTTCTTTGTGAGAGACTTCGCATCAAGATCATTCCCACATTAGCACTATTAAAAGACGGGAAAACGCAAGATTATGTGGTTGGATTTACTGATCTTGGCAACACAGATGAATTTACCACAGAGACTTTAGAATGGAGATTAGGTTGTGCAGATGTCATCAATTACAG tgGCAACTTAACAGAGCCGCCTTTCCAAAGCCAAAAGAAGTTTGGAACCTTTTTCACAAAATTGGATAAGAAAACAATCAGAGGGAAGAAATATGATTCAGATTCTGATGATGATTAG